A genome region from Solirubrobacter pauli includes the following:
- a CDS encoding AMP-binding protein produces MTSYEEAVAAHEWHVPERYNIAQDVCDKHPADKLAMIHEHFDGTVREVRWGELQERSNRFANVLRAHGVEKGDRVAMLLPPTPETAAAFFGTWKCGAILLSMSVLYGDDGIRHRVSDSQAKVLVTNAANRERVDPSLVEHVLLLDDELLASGDPAFTPEDTLAEDPAQLYYTSGTTGLAKGIVHAHRYLLAHEEFLYCHDVQDGERFHGMGEWAWAAGIAPLLGPWRFGAVQLVYQREGGFEPHKQLDFLSRHEASNVFTTPTAMRSMMSITDAGTRYPQRFRIVCSAGEPLNPEAIRWFREQYGLTVLDYYGLTESYPLCANFPFMEVREGSMGRPMPGWDVHILDQDEQPVPQGERGEICLRARSNPHYPLGYWRNEEAARETFGGDWFHTKDAARFDEDGYVWYEGRADDVIIAAGYRIGPFEVESACLEHPAVKEAAAVASPDERRGSVVKAFIVLAEGHAPSDELIADIQGHVRNRLSAYAYPRKIEFVEDLPKTLTGKIRRIELRQRELEENA; encoded by the coding sequence ATCACGTCCTACGAAGAGGCCGTCGCCGCCCACGAGTGGCACGTCCCGGAGCGGTACAACATCGCCCAGGACGTCTGCGACAAGCATCCGGCGGACAAGCTCGCGATGATCCACGAGCACTTCGACGGCACCGTCCGCGAGGTGCGCTGGGGCGAGTTGCAGGAACGCTCCAACCGGTTCGCCAACGTCCTCCGCGCCCACGGCGTGGAGAAGGGCGACCGCGTCGCGATGCTGCTGCCGCCGACCCCCGAGACCGCCGCCGCGTTCTTCGGCACCTGGAAGTGCGGGGCGATCCTGCTGTCGATGTCCGTGCTCTACGGCGACGACGGCATCCGCCACCGCGTCAGCGACTCGCAGGCCAAGGTGCTCGTCACCAACGCGGCCAACCGGGAGCGCGTCGACCCGTCGCTCGTCGAGCACGTGCTGCTGCTCGACGACGAGCTGCTGGCGTCCGGGGACCCGGCCTTCACCCCCGAGGACACGCTCGCCGAGGACCCCGCGCAGCTCTACTACACGTCCGGCACGACCGGGCTCGCGAAGGGCATCGTCCACGCGCACCGGTACCTGCTCGCGCACGAGGAGTTCCTCTACTGCCACGACGTCCAGGACGGCGAGCGCTTCCACGGCATGGGGGAGTGGGCGTGGGCGGCCGGCATCGCGCCGCTGCTCGGCCCGTGGCGGTTCGGCGCGGTGCAGCTCGTCTACCAGCGCGAGGGCGGCTTCGAGCCGCACAAGCAGCTGGACTTCCTGTCGCGCCACGAGGCGTCGAACGTGTTCACGACGCCGACCGCGATGCGCTCGATGATGTCGATCACGGACGCCGGCACGCGCTACCCGCAGCGGTTCCGGATCGTCTGCAGCGCCGGCGAGCCGCTGAACCCGGAGGCGATCCGCTGGTTCCGCGAGCAGTACGGCCTCACCGTGCTCGACTACTACGGGCTGACCGAGTCCTATCCGCTGTGCGCGAACTTCCCGTTCATGGAGGTGCGCGAGGGCTCGATGGGCCGGCCGATGCCCGGCTGGGACGTGCATATCCTCGACCAGGACGAGCAGCCCGTGCCGCAGGGCGAGCGCGGCGAGATCTGCCTGCGGGCCCGCTCGAACCCGCACTACCCGCTCGGCTACTGGCGCAACGAGGAGGCGGCGCGCGAGACGTTCGGCGGTGACTGGTTCCACACCAAGGACGCGGCGCGCTTCGACGAGGACGGCTACGTCTGGTACGAGGGCCGCGCCGACGACGTGATCATCGCCGCGGGCTACCGGATCGGACCGTTCGAGGTCGAGAGCGCGTGCCTCGAGCACCCGGCGGTCAAGGAGGCGGCGGCGGTCGCCTCCCCGGACGAGCGGCGCGGCAGCGTGGTCAAGGCCTTCATCGTCCTGGCAGAGGGCCATGCGCCATCTGACGAGTTGATCGCTGACATCCAGGGGCATGTGCGTAACCGGCTGTCCGCCTACGCCTACCCTCGGAAGATCGAGTTCGTGGAGGACCTCCCGAAGACCCTGACCGGCAAGATCCGGCGCATCGAGCTGCGCCAGCGCGAGCTGGAGGAGAACGCCTAG
- a CDS encoding sensor histidine kinase, whose amino-acid sequence MDVLLGVVLGVVLAASAFAVSRLAAPRRVLAPGEEGVRAALHAAAATLPHLRKGLTRESAGKAIGHLHALTQAEGVLIDDGETVLAADGLPAKEDLGWLPDSERVEVVHGPSPFGNTVIAPLLVGGERIGRLAAFYGPERRLRPEDTRVVSEVAALVSAQVELSALAEQEERLAQAELRALRAQISPHFIYNALAAVANSIHTKPEEARELLTEFAEFTRYAFRGNRSYVTLADELHYVEKYLRLEQARFGDRLQVRVSVAPEVLTAVVPVLSMQPLVENAVRHGVEKAVGPCRVEILGADLDTDVELTVRDGGAGMSAEAASAALAGRGEGIGLANVHARLQSTFGPEYGLEVESTPGEGTVVKMLVPKFRAGVRAA is encoded by the coding sequence GTGGACGTTCTCCTGGGCGTGGTGCTCGGCGTGGTGCTCGCGGCCTCCGCGTTCGCCGTGAGCCGGCTCGCGGCGCCGCGGCGGGTGCTCGCGCCCGGCGAGGAGGGGGTGCGCGCGGCGCTGCACGCCGCGGCGGCCACGCTCCCGCACCTGCGCAAGGGGCTGACCCGCGAGTCGGCGGGCAAGGCGATCGGCCACCTGCACGCGCTCACGCAGGCCGAGGGCGTGCTGATCGACGACGGCGAGACCGTCCTCGCGGCCGACGGTCTCCCCGCCAAAGAGGACCTCGGCTGGCTGCCGGACTCCGAGCGCGTCGAGGTGGTGCACGGGCCGAGCCCGTTCGGCAACACGGTGATCGCGCCGCTGCTGGTCGGCGGCGAGCGGATCGGCCGGCTCGCCGCGTTCTACGGCCCCGAGCGACGGCTCCGGCCGGAGGACACGCGCGTGGTGTCCGAGGTCGCCGCGCTCGTGTCCGCCCAGGTCGAGCTGTCGGCGCTGGCCGAGCAGGAGGAGCGGCTCGCCCAGGCCGAGCTGCGCGCGCTGCGGGCGCAGATCTCGCCGCACTTCATCTACAACGCGCTCGCCGCCGTGGCCAACTCGATCCACACCAAGCCGGAGGAGGCGCGCGAGCTGCTGACCGAGTTCGCCGAGTTCACCCGCTACGCGTTCCGGGGCAACCGCTCGTACGTGACCCTCGCCGACGAGCTGCACTACGTCGAGAAGTACCTGCGGCTCGAGCAGGCGCGGTTCGGCGACCGGCTGCAGGTGCGCGTGTCGGTCGCGCCCGAGGTGCTGACGGCGGTCGTCCCGGTGCTCAGCATGCAGCCGCTCGTCGAGAACGCGGTGCGGCACGGGGTCGAGAAGGCGGTCGGGCCGTGCCGGGTGGAGATCCTCGGCGCGGACCTGGACACCGACGTCGAGCTGACCGTGCGCGACGGCGGCGCCGGCATGAGCGCCGAGGCCGCGAGCGCCGCGCTGGCCGGACGCGGCGAGGGGATCGGGCTCGCGAACGTGCACGCGCGGCTGCAGTCCACGTTCGGTCCCGAATACGGTCTGGAGGTTGAGTCCACGCCCGGAGAGGGAACGGTCGTGAAGATGCTCGTGCCCAAGTTCCGAGCCGGGGTGCGCGCGGCGTGA
- a CDS encoding LytR/AlgR family response regulator transcription factor — MTLRVLAVDDERPALDDLARVLRAQPAVSEVDTAESGEEALHVLAGGEPYDAVFLDVRMPGLDGVELARVLRRFAAPPALIFVSAYESAAVEAFELRALDYLMKPVSTARVAEALGRIEARPEDDTTPTLAVDAPGGGTRLIPRADVLYLQAHGDYVRVLTADGRHLVRGTLNEIERRWAPHGFHRVHRRYLVNLKQATEVRPQLNGTATLVLADGSELPIARREVAELRRRLRS, encoded by the coding sequence GTGACGCTGCGCGTGCTCGCCGTCGACGACGAGCGGCCCGCGCTCGACGACCTCGCGCGTGTCCTCCGTGCCCAGCCCGCGGTGTCCGAGGTCGACACGGCCGAGTCCGGCGAGGAGGCGCTGCACGTGCTGGCCGGCGGCGAGCCCTACGACGCCGTCTTCCTCGACGTGCGCATGCCCGGCCTCGACGGCGTCGAGCTCGCACGCGTGCTGCGGCGCTTCGCGGCCCCGCCCGCGCTGATCTTCGTCTCCGCGTACGAGTCGGCGGCGGTCGAGGCGTTCGAGCTGCGCGCGCTCGACTACCTGATGAAACCGGTCTCGACCGCGCGCGTGGCCGAGGCGCTCGGCCGGATCGAGGCCCGCCCGGAGGACGACACGACGCCGACGCTCGCCGTCGACGCGCCCGGTGGCGGAACGCGGCTCATCCCGCGCGCGGACGTCCTCTACCTGCAGGCCCACGGCGACTACGTGCGCGTGCTGACCGCCGACGGACGCCACCTGGTCCGCGGCACCCTCAACGAGATCGAGCGCCGCTGGGCGCCGCACGGCTTCCACCGCGTGCACCGCCGCTACCTGGTCAACCTCAAGCAGGCGACGGAGGTCCGCCCGCAGCTCAACGGCACGGCCACGCTCGTCCTCGCCGACGGCTCCGAGCTGCCGATCGCCCGCCGTGAAGTCGCCGAGCTGCGCCGGCGGCTGCGCTCATGA
- a CDS encoding cation acetate symporter, with amino-acid sequence MTLSIIAVVAVTGAALGIGTYGVRLARTTSDLFVASRAVSPWWNAAAISGEYLSAASFLGVSGLMLKFGASALWLPVGFTAGYLTLLLFVAAPLRRFGSYTIPDFAEARLPAPYMRLLAAGIVLLISGCYLVPQLKGAGVTLRAITDAPYWVGVALVSLIVALNVGLGGMRGVTYVQAFQYWVKVFAIALPALLLLIHLGGLPARAALFGAELPTTGPSGMTVELDKPTTLTFPDTGETRTVPAGELRIPPDTAIPVADGIDAQTGDQWSRPVAESGRGSPLLIYSLLLATFLGTMGLPHILVRFYTNPDGSAARRTTVRVLGLLGVFYLFPAVYGLLGRAFTPELYVTGDTDSVVLRVPAAAWPGPMGDLLAAIVAAGAFAAFMSTASGLLVSIAGTVSHDVLPGRARRRRTRFRLVSVLGMLPPALLALATPDVDISVLVGWAFALAASTFCPLLLLGVWWPRLTATAAAVGMLAGALVATGMIAAGLIGDLPEDTALGAILTQPAAVSVPLAFATMVLLSLRSPAPPVAALMAALHVPEARA; translated from the coding sequence ATGACGCTGAGCATCATCGCCGTCGTCGCCGTCACCGGCGCGGCGCTCGGCATCGGCACGTACGGCGTCCGGCTCGCGCGCACCACGTCCGACCTGTTCGTGGCGTCGAGGGCGGTCAGCCCGTGGTGGAACGCCGCCGCGATCAGCGGCGAGTACCTGAGCGCGGCGAGCTTCCTCGGCGTCTCCGGGCTGATGCTGAAGTTCGGGGCGAGCGCGCTCTGGCTGCCGGTCGGCTTCACCGCGGGCTATCTGACGCTGCTGCTGTTCGTGGCCGCGCCGCTGCGGCGGTTCGGCTCGTACACGATCCCCGACTTCGCCGAGGCCCGGCTGCCCGCGCCGTACATGCGGTTGCTCGCCGCCGGGATCGTCCTGCTGATCAGCGGCTGCTACCTCGTGCCGCAGCTCAAGGGCGCGGGCGTGACGCTCCGCGCGATCACCGACGCGCCGTACTGGGTCGGCGTCGCGCTCGTCAGCCTGATCGTCGCGCTCAACGTCGGGCTCGGCGGCATGCGCGGGGTGACGTACGTGCAGGCCTTCCAGTACTGGGTGAAGGTGTTCGCGATCGCGCTGCCCGCACTGCTGCTGCTCATCCACCTCGGCGGGCTGCCGGCGCGGGCCGCGCTGTTCGGCGCCGAGCTGCCCACCACGGGCCCGAGCGGCATGACCGTGGAGCTCGACAAGCCGACCACGCTGACGTTCCCGGACACCGGAGAGACGCGCACCGTCCCCGCGGGCGAGCTGCGGATCCCCCCGGACACCGCCATCCCCGTCGCCGACGGGATCGACGCGCAGACCGGGGACCAGTGGTCACGCCCGGTCGCGGAGTCCGGCCGCGGCTCGCCGCTGCTGATCTACAGCCTGCTGCTGGCCACGTTCCTGGGCACGATGGGCCTCCCGCACATCCTCGTCCGCTTCTACACCAACCCGGACGGCTCGGCCGCCCGAAGAACCACCGTGCGGGTCCTCGGCCTGCTCGGCGTCTTCTACCTGTTCCCCGCCGTGTACGGCCTGCTCGGCCGCGCGTTCACGCCCGAGCTGTACGTCACCGGCGACACCGACAGCGTCGTGCTGCGCGTGCCCGCCGCCGCCTGGCCCGGGCCGATGGGCGACCTCCTCGCCGCGATCGTCGCCGCGGGCGCGTTCGCCGCGTTCATGAGCACCGCGTCCGGCCTGCTGGTGAGCATCGCCGGCACGGTCTCGCACGACGTGCTGCCCGGCCGGGCGCGCCGCCGGCGGACGCGCTTCCGGCTCGTCAGCGTCCTCGGGATGCTCCCGCCCGCGCTGCTCGCGCTCGCCACGCCCGACGTGGACATCAGCGTGCTCGTCGGCTGGGCGTTCGCGCTCGCGGCCTCCACGTTCTGCCCCCTCCTGCTGCTCGGCGTCTGGTGGCCGCGCCTGACGGCGACCGCCGCCGCGGTCGGCATGCTCGCCGGCGCGCTCGTCGCCACCGGGATGATCGCGGCGGGGCTGATCGGCGACCTGCCGGAGGACACCGCGCTCGGCGCGATCCTCACCCAGCCCGCCGCGGTGTCGGTGCCGCTAGCGTTCGCGACCATGGTGCTGCTGTCCCTGCGTTCGCCCGCACCCCCCGTCGCCGCGCTGATGGCGGCGCTGCACGTCCCGGAGGCCCGCGCGTGA
- a CDS encoding aldose 1-epimerase — MKLQAGPLEATFAPEAGMICHSLRHDGEELLGQRDGLEAYARTGKTMGIPLLHPWANRIGAWSYRALGVEVDLEGTPVRADSGTGLPMHGTLPRPWRVLAPGVAELDGASTAFPFPHTVRLEATLEPTALRVTTTIEAHDGPVPVAFGFHPFFALPGVPRAQWHVELPVGRRLRLTDQQVPSGETEDVEPYAGPLGDRAYDDGYDRLTGAPFVLEGGGRRITVAFEAGFPVAQVFAPPTADLVSFEPMTAPADALRTGTFALAEPGRPYTATFSVAVQRADEPVSP, encoded by the coding sequence GTGAAGCTGCAGGCCGGCCCGCTGGAAGCCACCTTCGCGCCCGAGGCGGGGATGATCTGCCACTCCCTGCGCCACGATGGCGAGGAGCTGCTCGGGCAGCGCGACGGGCTGGAGGCCTACGCCCGCACCGGCAAGACGATGGGTATCCCGCTCCTGCACCCGTGGGCGAACCGGATCGGCGCCTGGTCCTACCGCGCGCTGGGTGTCGAGGTGGACCTGGAGGGAACGCCGGTGCGCGCCGACAGCGGCACCGGGCTGCCCATGCACGGCACGTTGCCGCGGCCCTGGCGGGTGCTGGCGCCCGGCGTCGCCGAGCTCGACGGCGCGTCCACGGCGTTCCCGTTCCCTCACACCGTGCGGCTCGAGGCGACGCTCGAACCGACCGCGTTGCGCGTGACGACCACGATCGAGGCCCACGACGGCCCCGTGCCGGTGGCGTTCGGCTTCCATCCGTTCTTCGCCCTGCCCGGTGTGCCGCGCGCGCAGTGGCACGTCGAGCTGCCGGTCGGCCGGCGGCTGCGGCTGACGGACCAGCAGGTCCCGAGCGGTGAGACCGAGGACGTCGAGCCCTACGCCGGCCCGCTGGGCGATCGTGCCTACGACGACGGCTACGACCGCCTGACCGGCGCGCCGTTCGTCCTCGAAGGCGGCGGCCGCCGGATCACGGTGGCCTTCGAGGCCGGCTTCCCCGTCGCGCAGGTGTTCGCGCCGCCGACCGCGGACCTGGTCAGCTTCGAGCCGATGACCGCGCCCGCCGACGCGCTGCGGACGGGCACGTTCGCCCTGGCCGAGCCCGGCCGCCCGTACACGGCGACGTTCAGCGTCGCCGTGCAACGGGCGGACGAGCCGGTGTCCCCCTGA
- a CDS encoding sodium:solute symporter family transporter, translated as MAAVILSITLGITYWASKRASSAVGFYAAGRQITGRQNGLAISGDYLSAASFLGIAGLIFLYGFDGFLYSIGFLVAFLTVMFLLAERMRNAGKYTIADVLSFRLNETPARAAAALGTFAVVTFYLIAQMVGAGVLIEKLVGIDFSLAVIVTGVFMLCYVIFGGMVATTWVQIVKAVLLMAGILTMSIFVLGKVGFNPIELFNRANENKGPESTFSLAPGTYLPKPLDTVSLGLALVLGTAGLPHILMRFFTVPNAQAARSSVVWAMFIIGFFYLLTTFIGFGARAFLGEGGVEAAGTGGNLAAPNLAAFLGGGEGTFGGDLFLAAIAGVAFATILAVVAGLVLSASAAFSHDIWSSIVRKGQDSEHEEVLVARVAAFGIGVIAIVIAVIGGSGLNVSFMVGLAFAVAASANFPALVLALTWRRFNTTGAIAGVVTGVVSAIFLVIVSPKVWPGADTVTGSPIGWTLNNPGIISIPLGFLGCFLGTILSKERVEERSFDELFVRSETGLGAERALEKVGA; from the coding sequence ATGGCGGCGGTCATCCTCTCGATCACGCTCGGCATCACCTACTGGGCGTCCAAGCGGGCGTCGAGCGCGGTGGGCTTCTACGCCGCCGGCCGCCAGATCACCGGCCGCCAGAACGGGCTCGCGATCTCCGGCGACTACCTGTCGGCCGCGTCGTTCCTCGGCATCGCCGGCCTGATCTTCCTCTACGGGTTCGACGGGTTCCTGTACTCGATCGGCTTCCTCGTCGCGTTCCTCACGGTGATGTTCCTGCTGGCCGAGCGGATGCGCAACGCGGGCAAGTACACGATCGCCGACGTGCTCTCGTTCCGCCTGAACGAGACCCCGGCCCGCGCCGCCGCGGCGCTCGGCACGTTCGCCGTCGTGACCTTCTACCTGATCGCGCAGATGGTCGGCGCGGGCGTGCTGATCGAGAAGCTCGTCGGCATCGACTTCTCGCTCGCGGTGATCGTCACCGGCGTGTTCATGCTCTGCTACGTGATCTTCGGCGGCATGGTCGCCACCACGTGGGTGCAGATCGTCAAGGCCGTGCTGCTGATGGCGGGCATCCTGACGATGTCGATCTTCGTGCTGGGCAAGGTCGGCTTCAACCCGATCGAGCTCTTCAACCGCGCGAACGAGAACAAGGGCCCGGAGTCCACGTTCTCGCTGGCGCCCGGCACCTACCTGCCCAAGCCGCTCGACACGGTGTCCTTGGGCCTGGCGCTCGTGCTCGGCACCGCCGGCCTGCCGCACATCCTGATGCGGTTCTTCACCGTGCCCAACGCCCAGGCCGCCCGCTCGTCGGTGGTGTGGGCGATGTTCATCATCGGCTTCTTCTACCTGCTCACGACGTTCATCGGCTTCGGCGCGCGCGCCTTCCTCGGCGAGGGCGGCGTGGAGGCCGCGGGCACCGGCGGCAACCTCGCGGCGCCGAACCTGGCCGCGTTCCTCGGCGGCGGCGAAGGCACGTTCGGCGGCGACCTGTTCCTGGCCGCGATCGCCGGTGTGGCCTTCGCGACCATCCTCGCCGTGGTGGCGGGCCTCGTGCTCAGCGCGTCGGCCGCGTTCAGCCACGACATCTGGTCCTCGATCGTCCGCAAGGGCCAGGACTCCGAGCACGAAGAGGTGCTGGTGGCACGCGTCGCCGCGTTCGGCATCGGCGTGATCGCGATCGTGATCGCCGTCATCGGCGGCTCGGGCCTGAACGTGTCGTTCATGGTCGGCCTGGCGTTCGCGGTGGCCGCGAGCGCGAACTTCCCCGCGTTGGTGCTGGCGTTGACGTGGCGGCGCTTCAACACCACGGGCGCGATCGCCGGCGTCGTCACCGGCGTCGTGAGCGCGATCTTCCTCGTGATCGTCTCGCCGAAGGTGTGGCCGGGCGCCGACACGGTGACGGGCTCGCCGATCGGCTGGACGCTCAACAACCCGGGCATCATCTCGATCCCGCTCGGCTTCCTCGGGTGCTTCCTGGGGACGATCCTCAGCAAGGAGCGCGTCGAGGAGCGTTCGTTCGACGAGCTGTTCGTGCGGTCCGAGACCGGTCTGGGCGCCGAGCGCGCCTTGGAGAAGGTCGGAGCTTAG
- a CDS encoding DUF485 domain-containing protein, whose protein sequence is MTDWERIERSDEFRELVKRRRSFVVPATIFFLVYYMAFIIVAGYAPDFMGESVYQGLTVGYCYALTQFVMVFVLGIWYLRKSEKEFDPLADRVVEAAAAAESGDVRFVRKDESEVKA, encoded by the coding sequence ATGACCGACTGGGAACGCATCGAGCGCTCGGACGAGTTTCGGGAGCTGGTGAAGCGGCGGAGGAGCTTCGTCGTACCCGCGACGATCTTCTTCCTCGTCTACTACATGGCCTTCATCATCGTCGCCGGCTACGCGCCCGACTTCATGGGCGAGTCGGTCTACCAGGGGCTGACCGTCGGGTACTGCTACGCGCTCACCCAGTTCGTCATGGTCTTCGTGCTGGGGATCTGGTACCTGCGCAAGTCGGAGAAGGAGTTCGACCCGCTCGCCGACCGGGTCGTCGAGGCGGCCGCCGCGGCTGAGTCCGGCGACGTCCGGTTCGTGCGCAAGGACGAGTCGGAGGTGAAGGCGTGA
- a CDS encoding tryptophanase, whose translation MTAFHTIIEPFRIHSVEPIRMTTREERIAALEAAGFNLFRLKSEDVAIDLLTDSGTGAMSRDQWAGIQRGDESYAGSPSWYRFEAAVKHLFPFKHVIPTHQGRAAERILFSQLGGEGKTVPNNTHFDTTRANVEFTGARAIDLVIAEGQDPTSEHPFKGNMDLGALELVLSTEHVPVVFMTVTNNAGGGQPVSLENLRGVRALCDRFGVPLFLDACRFAENAYFIKHREPGQSERTITDIVREMASYADGMTMSAKKDPMANIGGWLALNDDRLAERCKTMLILTGGFTTYGGLAGRDLEAIAQGLEEVVQEEYLRYRICSTAYLGDALADVGVPIVRPIGGHAVFLDARQLLPHIDPLEYPGQALAVALYREGGIRSCEIGTIMFGRRPDGTEVPAAMDLVRLAIPRRTYTQSQLDYVVEVVGHVAEHADELRGYAITQEPPQLRHFTATFAEL comes from the coding sequence ATGACCGCGTTCCATACGATCATCGAGCCCTTCCGCATCCACTCCGTCGAGCCGATCCGGATGACCACGCGCGAGGAGCGGATCGCCGCTCTGGAGGCCGCGGGGTTCAACCTCTTCCGGCTCAAGTCCGAGGACGTCGCCATCGACCTCCTGACGGACTCGGGCACGGGCGCGATGTCGCGCGACCAGTGGGCCGGCATCCAGCGCGGTGATGAGAGCTACGCCGGCTCGCCTTCCTGGTATCGCTTCGAGGCCGCGGTCAAGCACCTGTTCCCCTTCAAGCACGTCATCCCGACCCACCAGGGCCGCGCCGCGGAGCGGATCCTCTTCAGCCAGCTCGGCGGCGAGGGCAAGACGGTCCCGAACAACACGCACTTCGACACCACGCGCGCGAACGTCGAGTTCACCGGCGCCCGCGCGATCGACCTGGTGATCGCCGAAGGTCAGGACCCCACGTCCGAGCATCCCTTCAAGGGCAACATGGACCTCGGCGCGCTCGAGCTGGTGCTCAGCACGGAGCACGTCCCCGTGGTGTTCATGACCGTCACCAACAACGCGGGCGGCGGCCAGCCGGTCTCGCTGGAGAACCTGCGCGGCGTGCGCGCGCTGTGCGACCGCTTCGGGGTGCCGCTGTTCCTCGACGCCTGCCGCTTCGCCGAGAACGCCTACTTCATCAAGCACCGCGAGCCCGGCCAGTCCGAGCGCACGATCACCGACATCGTCCGCGAGATGGCCTCCTACGCCGACGGCATGACGATGTCGGCCAAGAAGGACCCGATGGCGAACATCGGCGGCTGGCTCGCGCTCAACGACGACCGCCTGGCCGAGCGCTGCAAGACGATGCTGATCCTCACGGGCGGCTTCACCACCTACGGCGGGCTCGCCGGCCGCGACCTGGAGGCGATCGCCCAGGGCCTCGAGGAGGTCGTGCAGGAGGAGTACCTGCGCTACCGGATCTGCTCGACGGCGTACCTCGGCGATGCGCTGGCCGACGTCGGCGTGCCGATCGTGCGCCCGATCGGCGGCCACGCCGTGTTCCTCGACGCCCGCCAGCTGCTCCCGCACATCGACCCGCTCGAGTACCCGGGCCAGGCGCTCGCGGTCGCGCTCTACCGCGAGGGCGGCATCCGCTCGTGCGAGATCGGCACGATCATGTTCGGCCGCCGCCCCGACGGCACCGAGGTGCCCGCCGCGATGGACCTCGTCCGGCTCGCGATCCCGCGCCGCACCTACACGCAGTCCCAGCTCGACTACGTCGTCGAGGTCGTCGGCCACGTCGCTGAGCACGCGGACGAGCTGCGTGGGTACGCCATCACGCAGGAGCCGCCGCAGCTGCGCCACTTCACGGCCACGTTCGCGGAGCTGTAG
- a CDS encoding M15 family metallopeptidase, which yields MKYLCLLALAACLIPILGGDSTAAAPVALDPQLERAVQAATRDAARDGITIQITSGVRTRAHQQQLLDEAIETYGSEAVARQYVNTPERSTHVQGLAVDVGPTDAAYWLAQHGAAYGLCQIYANEIWHYERVVEPGGACPPQRPNAAG from the coding sequence ATGAAGTACCTCTGCCTGCTGGCGCTCGCCGCCTGCCTCATCCCGATCCTCGGCGGCGACTCGACCGCCGCCGCGCCGGTCGCGCTGGACCCGCAGCTCGAGCGCGCGGTGCAGGCGGCGACGCGCGACGCCGCCCGCGACGGCATCACCATCCAGATCACGAGCGGTGTCCGCACCCGCGCCCATCAGCAGCAGCTGCTGGACGAGGCGATCGAGACCTACGGGTCCGAGGCGGTCGCACGCCAGTACGTCAACACGCCCGAGCGGTCGACGCACGTGCAGGGCCTGGCCGTCGACGTCGGTCCCACCGACGCCGCCTACTGGCTGGCCCAGCACGGCGCCGCCTACGGGCTGTGCCAGATCTACGCCAACGAGATCTGGCACTACGAGCGCGTGGTCGAGCCCGGCGGGGCGTGCCCGCCGCAGCGGCCGAACGCCGCCGGGTAG
- a CDS encoding response regulator transcription factor: MRVLIAEDELYLAEALQTGLRREAIAADIALDGDAALERLAITDYDVLVLDRDLPGTHGDQVAETVAREHPEVRILMLTAAARLRDKLDGFALGADDYLPKPFAFAELLVRLRALARRPPTSAPPILEFADLRLDPFRREVYRDGRYVKLTRKQFAVLELLLRADGGVVSAETMLEKAWDEHADPFTTAPRVTMSTLRKALGEPDLIVTVPGAGYRLAAP, from the coding sequence ATGCGTGTGCTGATCGCCGAGGACGAGCTGTACCTGGCGGAAGCGCTGCAGACCGGGCTCCGGCGCGAGGCGATCGCCGCCGACATCGCGCTCGACGGCGACGCCGCCCTCGAGCGCCTCGCGATCACCGACTACGACGTGCTCGTGCTCGACCGCGACCTCCCGGGCACGCACGGCGACCAGGTGGCGGAGACGGTCGCGCGCGAGCACCCCGAGGTCCGCATCCTCATGCTCACCGCCGCCGCGCGCCTGCGCGACAAGCTCGACGGCTTCGCGCTCGGCGCGGACGACTACCTGCCGAAGCCGTTCGCGTTCGCCGAGCTGCTCGTGCGGCTGCGCGCGCTCGCCCGCCGGCCGCCCACCTCCGCGCCGCCGATCCTCGAGTTCGCCGACCTGCGGCTGGACCCGTTCCGGCGCGAGGTCTACCGCGACGGGCGCTACGTCAAGCTCACGCGCAAGCAGTTCGCGGTGCTCGAGCTGCTGCTGCGCGCCGACGGCGGCGTCGTGAGCGCAGAGACGATGCTCGAGAAGGCGTGGGACGAGCACGCGGACCCGTTCACGACCGCGCCGCGCGTGACGATGTCCACGCTGCGCAAGGCGCTCGGCGAGCCCGACCTGATCGTCACCGTGCCGGGTGCGGGCTACCGGCTCGCCGCGCCATGA